The proteins below come from a single Pradoshia eiseniae genomic window:
- a CDS encoding YphA family membrane protein: MQEGTIFFLISWLTVWYIVFMDNKSPRQRRVHLTIILALLVCAGVYMNIGNIQVSLIWVPVLFWSFFQWRIIRNRDLFRVSVSVFGVMLAFACFRILTMLYPVWLFIDWKILCSLLVIAVSALFLKGPNMRLSTLIIGSLFGQMIFAVLLNINGMPINYLFSLESMDLLSLLVFMNGVLHLGERWLAKWSLRKSSMTVAARNRDIR; the protein is encoded by the coding sequence ATGCAAGAAGGTACTATATTTTTTCTAATAAGCTGGTTGACCGTTTGGTACATCGTATTTATGGATAACAAGTCTCCCCGACAGCGGAGAGTGCATTTAACTATCATACTCGCTCTTCTTGTTTGTGCGGGTGTTTATATGAATATCGGCAATATACAAGTAAGTTTAATATGGGTGCCGGTTTTATTTTGGTCATTTTTCCAGTGGAGGATCATTCGAAACAGGGATTTATTCCGGGTGTCAGTATCGGTATTTGGAGTTATGCTCGCATTTGCCTGCTTTAGAATTCTGACGATGCTTTATCCTGTGTGGCTTTTCATTGATTGGAAAATACTATGCTCGCTCCTCGTTATTGCCGTGTCTGCCTTGTTTCTAAAGGGGCCGAATATGAGACTGAGCACGTTAATTATCGGCTCTTTATTTGGGCAAATGATATTTGCTGTATTATTGAATATTAATGGTATGCCAATCAATTACCTCTTTTCGCTTGAGTCGATGGATTTATTGAGTCTGCTCGTGTTTATGAACGGGGTTTTGCATCTGGGAGAACGATGGCTGGCTAAGTGGTCCTTGCGTAAGTCATCCATGACAGTAGCGGCGAGGAATCGAGATATTAGGTAG
- a CDS encoding DUF2768 domain-containing protein — protein sequence MSVSMQMMWFSISGMVLMAIAALAIYVSRYKLKGFFKYLVGTIAYFCLFLAGIIMFITIISGPTGG from the coding sequence TTGAGTGTATCGATGCAAATGATGTGGTTTTCCATTTCGGGAATGGTCTTAATGGCGATTGCTGCCTTAGCCATATATGTTAGTCGGTATAAACTAAAAGGATTTTTCAAGTACTTGGTCGGGACCATTGCCTATTTCTGCTTATTTCTTGCGGGTATTATTATGTTCATCACTATCATAAGCGGGCCGACTGGCGGATGA
- a CDS encoding HU family DNA-binding protein, translated as MNKTELINAVAEASELSKKDATKAVDAVFESILEALKNGDKVQLIGFGNFEVRERAARKGRNPQTGEEIEISASKVPAFKPGKALKDAVK; from the coding sequence ATGAACAAGACAGAATTGATCAATGCAGTTGCAGAAGCTAGCGAACTTTCCAAAAAAGACGCTACAAAAGCTGTTGATGCAGTTTTCGAATCCATTTTAGAAGCGCTTAAAAATGGTGATAAAGTACAATTGATCGGTTTCGGTAACTTCGAAGTTCGTGAGCGTGCAGCCCGTAAAGGACGCAACCCACAAACTGGTGAGGAAATTGAAATCAGTGCAAGCAAAGTACCTGCATTCAAACCAGGTAAAGCGCTAAAAGACGCTGTTAAGTAA
- the rpsA gene encoding 30S ribosomal protein S1, whose protein sequence is MTEDMNNVEVAEFSVGQHVTGTVTKVEEKQVVVEVENSKHDGIVPISELSSLHVEKASDVVSEGDKLEFEIIKIEDEALILSKRKVDAENAWEELARDFEDGKIIETEVKDVVKGGLVVDLGVRGFVPASLVEDYFVEDFSDYKGKTLSFKIVELDKEKNRLILSHRDVVRDEKEKKKMDILETLQAGEVLEGKVQRITDFGAFVDIGGIDGLVHVSQLSHEHVDKPSDVVSEGDTVKVKILSIDRDSERVSLSIKETLPGPWSDITSKAHKGSVLDGTVKRLVSYGAFVEVFPGVEGLVHISQISHKHIGTPHEVLAEGDIIKVKVLDVNEDEHRLSLSIKELEEEAPAEDDSYEMPEETKGFQLGEMIGEQLKNLKK, encoded by the coding sequence ATGACAGAGGATATGAATAATGTAGAAGTAGCAGAATTCAGTGTTGGTCAACACGTTACTGGTACTGTTACAAAAGTGGAAGAGAAACAGGTAGTTGTCGAAGTTGAGAACAGCAAGCATGACGGAATTGTTCCAATCAGTGAGCTATCCAGTCTGCATGTAGAAAAAGCATCAGATGTCGTTTCCGAAGGCGACAAGCTTGAGTTTGAAATTATAAAAATCGAGGATGAAGCATTAATCCTATCTAAGCGTAAAGTAGATGCAGAAAATGCATGGGAAGAGCTGGCGCGCGATTTCGAAGACGGCAAGATCATCGAAACAGAGGTGAAGGATGTCGTTAAAGGTGGCCTTGTGGTTGACTTAGGTGTTCGCGGATTCGTTCCTGCATCCCTAGTTGAAGACTACTTCGTAGAGGACTTCTCTGACTACAAAGGGAAGACGCTATCCTTCAAAATCGTGGAATTGGATAAAGAAAAAAACAGATTGATCCTTTCTCACCGTGATGTAGTACGTGATGAGAAAGAAAAGAAAAAGATGGATATCCTTGAAACTCTTCAAGCTGGAGAAGTTCTAGAAGGCAAGGTGCAACGTATTACTGATTTCGGCGCTTTTGTTGATATCGGCGGAATTGACGGGCTTGTACACGTGTCCCAGCTATCGCATGAACATGTTGACAAACCTTCAGATGTCGTTTCAGAGGGCGATACCGTGAAAGTGAAGATTCTTTCCATCGACCGTGACAGTGAGCGTGTTTCCTTATCCATTAAGGAAACATTGCCTGGACCGTGGTCTGATATTACATCTAAAGCGCATAAAGGCAGTGTGCTGGATGGAACGGTTAAACGCTTAGTGTCTTATGGAGCATTTGTAGAGGTATTCCCAGGTGTTGAAGGACTTGTCCACATCTCTCAAATCTCTCACAAGCATATAGGCACTCCGCATGAAGTGCTTGCTGAGGGAGACATCATCAAAGTGAAGGTGCTGGATGTGAATGAAGATGAACATCGTTTATCCTTAAGTATCAAAGAGCTTGAGGAAGAAGCACCTGCAGAAGATGATAGCTATGAAATGCCGGAGGAAACAAAAGGCTTCCAATTAGGCGAAATGATTGGAGAACAATTAAAAAACCTTAAGAAATAA
- a CDS encoding NAD(P)H-dependent glycerol-3-phosphate dehydrogenase, protein MSETITILGAGSWGTALAMVLADNGHTVRLWGNEENHVKEINQDQANNRYLPGVELPEGITAYYDLEEALEDVETVVFAVPTKAFREVARRVKSIVKNKITIVHVSKGIEPDSLLRISEMLEEEIADITKDIIVLSGPSHAEEVSRRIPTTVTVASKNMEAAQGIQDLFMNQNFRVYTNQDLVGVEIGGALKNIIALAAGITDGLGYGDNAKAALMTRGLAEITRLGVKMGADPLTFLGLTGIGDLIVTCTSVHSRNWRAGNLLGKGKSLDEVLDSMGMVVEGVRTTKAAHQLSEKYQVKMPITNALYDVLFNGKDIKQEVEDLMGRSKKHEMEELIDLVNEER, encoded by the coding sequence ATGAGCGAAACAATTACAATTCTAGGGGCAGGTTCTTGGGGAACAGCTCTCGCAATGGTACTAGCAGACAATGGGCACACGGTACGTCTTTGGGGAAATGAAGAGAACCATGTAAAAGAAATCAATCAAGACCAAGCAAATAACCGCTATTTGCCGGGAGTGGAGCTGCCGGAGGGGATTACGGCTTATTATGACCTTGAGGAAGCGTTGGAGGATGTGGAAACCGTCGTCTTCGCCGTACCGACAAAAGCATTCCGGGAGGTTGCCCGCCGGGTTAAGTCCATCGTAAAGAATAAAATTACGATTGTGCATGTCAGCAAGGGGATCGAGCCTGACAGCTTGTTGAGAATATCTGAAATGCTTGAAGAGGAAATTGCTGATATTACGAAGGATATTATTGTTCTTTCCGGTCCAAGCCATGCAGAAGAAGTGAGCAGAAGAATTCCAACGACTGTAACGGTTGCATCCAAGAATATGGAAGCGGCCCAAGGAATTCAAGATTTATTCATGAACCAGAATTTCCGTGTTTATACGAATCAGGACCTTGTCGGCGTTGAAATTGGCGGTGCCCTAAAGAATATCATCGCGCTCGCTGCAGGTATCACCGATGGTCTTGGTTATGGCGATAACGCAAAAGCGGCCCTTATGACGAGGGGGTTAGCAGAAATCACACGCCTTGGAGTTAAAATGGGCGCAGACCCGCTGACCTTCCTGGGATTAACGGGTATTGGCGATTTGATTGTGACATGTACAAGCGTTCACTCACGCAACTGGCGTGCTGGAAACCTTCTAGGTAAGGGCAAGAGCCTGGATGAGGTGTTAGATAGCATGGGGATGGTCGTTGAGGGAGTTCGAACAACCAAAGCGGCCCATCAATTATCTGAAAAGTATCAGGTGAAGATGCCAATTACAAACGCTCTTTATGATGTCTTGTTTAATGGCAAGGATATTAAACAGGAAGTAGAAGATTTGATGGGACGAAGCAAAAAGCATGAAATGGAAGAATTGATTGACCTCGTGAACGAGGAAAGATAA
- the spoIVA gene encoding stage IV sporulation protein A gives MEKIDIFKDIAERTGGDIYLGVVGAVRTGKSTFIKKFMELVVLPGIHSEAEKSRAIDELPQSAAGRTIMTTEPKFVPNQAAQIQVGEGLDVNIRMVDCVGYTVPGAKGYEDENGPRMIHTPWYDEPIPFHEAAEIGTRKVIQDHSTLGVVVTTDGTIGEIPRADYIEAEERVVEELKEVGKPFIMIVNTVSPYHPDTEVLRSKLQEKYDIPVLAMSIESMREGDVLNVLREALFEFPVLEVNVNLPRWVMVLNEDHWLRGSYQDAIRETVQDIKRLRDVDRLVGLFEEYDFVGHASLAGIEMGQGVAELDLSAPDELYDQVLKEIVGVEIRGKDHLLELMQDFAYAKAEYDQVADALKMVKQTGYGVAAPSLADMSLDEPEIIRQGSRFGVRLKAVAPSIHMIKVDVESEFAPIIGTEKQSEELVRYLMQDFEDNPLSIWNSDIFGRNLSSIVREGIQAKLSLMPENARYKLKETLERIINEGSGGLIAIIL, from the coding sequence TTGGAAAAGATCGATATATTCAAGGATATAGCCGAGAGAACCGGCGGCGATATTTATCTAGGGGTTGTAGGAGCCGTCCGGACAGGTAAATCAACATTTATTAAGAAGTTCATGGAACTTGTCGTCTTGCCGGGCATTCATAGTGAAGCAGAAAAATCAAGAGCCATTGATGAACTGCCTCAAAGTGCCGCTGGGCGAACCATTATGACAACTGAGCCAAAATTCGTTCCAAACCAGGCAGCGCAAATCCAGGTGGGAGAAGGTCTTGACGTCAATATTCGCATGGTGGATTGCGTTGGGTACACTGTTCCGGGCGCAAAAGGATATGAGGATGAAAATGGGCCAAGAATGATCCATACGCCATGGTATGACGAACCGATTCCATTCCATGAAGCGGCGGAAATAGGGACGAGAAAAGTCATTCAAGATCATTCAACATTAGGAGTAGTCGTAACGACAGACGGAACGATTGGAGAGATTCCTCGCGCTGACTATATTGAAGCTGAAGAGAGGGTCGTCGAGGAATTAAAGGAAGTCGGCAAGCCGTTCATCATGATTGTTAATACGGTAAGCCCTTATCATCCTGATACTGAGGTTCTGCGCTCTAAGCTTCAAGAAAAATATGATATCCCTGTGCTTGCAATGAGCATTGAAAGCATGAGAGAGGGGGATGTGCTTAATGTCTTGAGGGAGGCGTTGTTTGAATTCCCAGTTCTTGAAGTGAATGTGAACCTCCCGCGTTGGGTTATGGTCTTAAATGAGGATCATTGGCTGCGCGGAAGCTATCAGGATGCCATACGGGAGACTGTCCAGGATATTAAACGACTCAGGGATGTAGACAGATTAGTCGGGCTGTTTGAGGAATATGATTTTGTCGGGCATGCAAGTCTTGCCGGCATTGAAATGGGCCAGGGAGTAGCCGAGCTTGACTTGAGTGCGCCAGATGAGCTCTATGATCAGGTGCTGAAGGAAATTGTTGGAGTTGAGATACGCGGTAAGGATCATCTCCTTGAATTAATGCAGGATTTTGCCTATGCGAAGGCGGAATATGACCAGGTGGCTGATGCACTTAAGATGGTGAAGCAGACAGGGTATGGCGTGGCAGCACCATCGCTTGCGGATATGAGTCTAGATGAGCCGGAAATCATTCGTCAAGGTTCAAGGTTTGGAGTCAGGCTGAAGGCCGTCGCACCTTCCATCCATATGATTAAGGTGGATGTAGAGTCTGAATTTGCCCCAATTATTGGCACGGAGAAGCAAAGTGAGGAATTGGTCCGTTACTTAATGCAAGATTTTGAGGACAATCCGCTCAGCATATGGAATTCGGATATCTTTGGAAGGAATTTATCCTCAATAGTGAGGGAGGGCATTCAGGCAAAGCTGAGCCTCATGCCGGAAAATGCACGCTATAAATTAAAGGAAACACTGGAAAGAATTATAAATGAAGGATCCGGTGGTTTGATTGCGATTATTCTTTAA
- the cmk gene encoding (d)CMP kinase — protein sequence MEKKLSIAIDGPAAAGKSTVAKIIAKKLSYIYIDTGAMYRALTYKALQQNVDPNDEQALFSLLMDTDIALKNNEAGQDVLVDGEVVSNAVRTPEVTKNVSAVAQHKLVREEMVRRQQLLSEQGGVVMDGRDIGTHVMPNAEVKIFMLASVDERAKRRHDENLLKGFESNLEELKQEIAARDKFDSEREVSPLKKADDALELDTTSLAIEEVVDAIVRIAQEKGVHG from the coding sequence ATGGAAAAGAAACTCTCAATTGCTATCGATGGACCTGCGGCTGCAGGGAAAAGTACCGTAGCAAAAATTATCGCAAAAAAATTATCCTACATATATATTGATACAGGTGCTATGTATAGAGCGTTAACCTATAAAGCGCTCCAGCAAAACGTCGATCCAAATGATGAACAGGCATTATTCAGCTTGCTGATGGATACGGATATTGCTTTAAAGAACAATGAAGCAGGCCAAGATGTATTAGTCGACGGTGAAGTGGTTTCAAATGCGGTCAGAACACCAGAAGTGACAAAAAATGTATCAGCAGTAGCACAGCATAAATTGGTCCGCGAAGAAATGGTAAGGCGCCAGCAGCTTCTTTCTGAGCAAGGCGGAGTGGTAATGGATGGACGTGATATTGGCACTCATGTTATGCCTAATGCTGAAGTGAAGATCTTCATGCTTGCCAGTGTGGATGAGCGTGCGAAACGCCGACATGATGAGAACCTGTTAAAAGGGTTTGAATCCAATCTTGAAGAATTGAAACAGGAGATTGCAGCAAGGGACAAGTTTGATTCTGAACGTGAGGTGTCCCCTCTAAAAAAAGCGGATGATGCGCTTGAACTGGATACGACAAGTCTTGCAATTGAAGAGGTCGTAGATGCCATTGTGCGCATTGCACAAGAGAAAGGAGTACATGGATGA
- the mtrB gene encoding trp RNA-binding attenuation protein MtrB yields MKEGNITQNDFVIVKAKEDGVNVIGLTRGEDTRFHHSEKLDKGEVLFVQFTEHTSAIKIRGNALMYTPYGQVESGKE; encoded by the coding sequence GTGAAAGAGGGAAATATCACACAGAATGATTTTGTTATCGTGAAGGCAAAGGAAGATGGCGTAAATGTCATTGGCCTTACGAGGGGAGAGGATACACGCTTCCATCATTCGGAGAAGCTGGATAAGGGAGAGGTTCTATTCGTCCAGTTTACAGAACATACCTCTGCGATCAAAATCAGGGGCAATGCTCTCATGTATACCCCTTATGGCCAGGTGGAGAGCGGGAAAGAATAA
- a CDS encoding DUF5359 family protein: MEAVERIIKKMIFIQVVFLLFFQLFFHRDDTFHKWKTLVQYEGVLKENYSSIVETLSGGRP; the protein is encoded by the coding sequence ATGGAAGCGGTAGAACGTATTATCAAGAAAATGATTTTCATTCAAGTGGTATTTTTATTGTTTTTTCAACTATTCTTCCACAGAGATGATACGTTTCATAAATGGAAAACGCTGGTTCAATATGAAGGAGTATTGAAGGAAAATTATTCATCGATTGTGGAGACACTCTCGGGAGGCCGGCCATAG
- a CDS encoding lysophospholipid acyltransferase family protein has protein sequence MTFYGFARGVVKTVLTPLYRVKVYGKENFPETGGVLLCSNHISELDPPVVGISAPRPVHFIAKEELFNMPVLKMILPHVNAIPIKRGMSDRNALRKGLGVLKDGNVLGLFPEGTRSKTGELGEGLAGAGFFALRTEAKVVPCAVIGNYKPFRTTKVVYGKPIEMEELRSRKASAEEVTKVIMAEIKELIVKNR, from the coding sequence ATGACGTTTTATGGTTTTGCCAGGGGCGTTGTAAAAACCGTACTCACCCCGCTCTATCGGGTCAAGGTTTATGGGAAAGAAAATTTCCCAGAAACAGGGGGAGTATTATTATGCAGCAATCATATAAGTGAGCTGGACCCTCCTGTTGTTGGAATATCAGCGCCTAGACCGGTTCATTTTATCGCTAAGGAAGAGCTATTTAATATGCCCGTATTAAAAATGATTCTCCCGCATGTGAATGCCATACCCATCAAGCGGGGGATGAGTGACAGGAATGCGTTAAGAAAGGGACTGGGTGTCTTGAAGGACGGAAATGTACTCGGTTTATTTCCAGAAGGAACGCGAAGCAAAACCGGTGAACTAGGAGAAGGTCTGGCAGGAGCGGGGTTCTTTGCTTTACGGACAGAAGCCAAGGTTGTTCCTTGTGCCGTGATTGGAAACTACAAGCCATTCAGGACTACAAAGGTCGTCTATGGGAAGCCGATTGAGATGGAAGAGCTTCGTAGTAGAAAAGCCTCAGCAGAAGAAGTGACAAAAGTCATAATGGCTGAAATAAAGGAATTAATTGTTAAAAATAGATAG
- a CDS encoding heptaprenyl diphosphate synthase component 1, with amino-acid sequence MEVQVMRVESAGKKIVQYEREIRSHIYDSFVWRHIEEPVIDEDKLAVFLAILSHSDVEEQSLTNYILSIMLMQIALDTHENVTNDMNKEDSHELRKRQLTILAGDYYSGLYYHILARTEDVSFIKEFSRGIQVINESKVELYRSKEASAEFLFSHMESIETVLAEKTAAYFDRECNMSFFKDFLLLKRVNQELALLESLEYRKQEVPSYYSAMLLPPFLNGVEAIQNRMEKGIQAVECEDMANRARKVLAESRGHINNMMEKGLFG; translated from the coding sequence ATGGAAGTACAGGTGATGAGGGTGGAATCAGCGGGGAAAAAGATTGTACAATATGAGCGTGAAATCAGGAGCCATATATATGATTCGTTTGTTTGGAGGCATATAGAAGAGCCCGTCATAGATGAAGATAAGTTAGCAGTGTTTCTTGCCATCTTGTCTCATTCTGATGTAGAAGAGCAATCATTAACTAATTACATACTATCTATCATGCTCATGCAAATTGCCCTCGATACGCATGAAAACGTGACCAATGATATGAATAAGGAAGATTCCCATGAGCTTAGAAAAAGGCAATTGACCATTTTGGCGGGCGATTATTACAGCGGGTTGTATTATCATATTTTGGCTCGTACAGAGGATGTTAGTTTTATCAAGGAATTTTCTCGAGGCATCCAAGTCATTAATGAGTCAAAGGTGGAGCTTTATAGAAGCAAGGAAGCATCAGCTGAATTCTTGTTTTCGCATATGGAATCCATTGAGACAGTGCTGGCTGAAAAGACGGCTGCTTATTTTGACAGAGAATGCAATATGTCATTTTTTAAGGATTTCTTGCTGTTGAAACGGGTGAACCAGGAATTAGCGTTGCTTGAGTCACTGGAATACAGGAAGCAAGAAGTGCCTTCATATTATAGTGCTATGCTGTTGCCTCCTTTCTTGAATGGAGTAGAGGCTATTCAAAATCGCATGGAAAAGGGAATTCAGGCAGTTGAATGTGAAGATATGGCTAATAGGGCCAGAAAGGTCTTGGCGGAATCAAGGGGACATATCAACAACATGATGGAGAAAGGGTTATTTGGATGA
- the der gene encoding ribosome biogenesis GTPase Der, protein MPKPTVAIVGRPNVGKSTIFNRIVGERISIVEDIAGVTRDRIYSSGEWLNHDFNIIDTGGIDIGDEPFLEQIRQQAEIAIDEADVIILMTSGREGLTSADEEVAKILYRSKKPVVVAVNKVDNFEMRDQIYDFYALGFGEPIPISGSHGIGIGDLLDEVAKKFPTREESDYDEDVIKFSLIGRPNVGKSSLVNAILGEERVIVSNIAGTTRDAVDSPYKYNGDDYVIIDTAGMRKKGKVYESTEKYSVLRALRAIERSDVVLVVLDGEEGIIEQDKKIAGYAHQAGRAVVIVVNKWDAVEKDDKTMKRFEEKIRAEFQFLDYAPIVFLSAKTKRRIHTLLPMINMASENHARRVPTNVLNDVIMDAVAMNPTPTHNGKRLKIFYVTQAAVKPPTFIVFVNDPELMHFSYERFLENKIREAFGFEGTPIKIFSRLRK, encoded by the coding sequence ATGCCAAAACCAACAGTAGCCATAGTCGGCAGGCCGAACGTAGGGAAATCAACGATCTTCAACCGAATCGTCGGTGAGCGGATTTCCATCGTGGAAGATATAGCCGGAGTAACAAGGGACCGTATTTATAGTTCCGGTGAATGGCTGAATCATGATTTCAATATTATTGATACAGGCGGAATTGATATCGGTGATGAACCGTTTTTAGAGCAGATTCGCCAGCAAGCGGAAATTGCGATTGACGAAGCCGACGTAATTATTTTAATGACGAGCGGCAGAGAAGGCCTGACATCTGCGGATGAAGAGGTGGCAAAGATTCTCTATCGTTCCAAAAAACCAGTTGTTGTAGCCGTGAATAAGGTTGACAACTTTGAGATGCGCGACCAGATTTATGATTTCTATGCGCTTGGGTTTGGAGAGCCAATTCCAATCTCAGGCTCCCATGGGATAGGGATTGGGGACTTGCTCGATGAAGTTGCCAAAAAATTCCCGACCCGCGAGGAATCAGATTATGATGAGGATGTCATCAAATTCAGTTTGATTGGGCGCCCTAATGTAGGGAAATCCTCATTAGTTAATGCCATTCTTGGTGAAGAAAGGGTCATTGTGAGTAATATCGCGGGTACAACGCGAGATGCAGTTGACTCTCCATACAAGTATAATGGAGATGATTATGTCATCATCGATACAGCAGGTATGAGGAAAAAAGGAAAGGTGTATGAGAGCACGGAAAAATACAGTGTGCTTCGTGCATTGAGAGCGATTGAACGTTCCGATGTTGTTCTTGTTGTCCTTGACGGTGAAGAGGGCATTATCGAACAAGATAAGAAAATTGCGGGCTATGCCCATCAGGCGGGACGAGCAGTTGTCATCGTCGTCAATAAATGGGATGCGGTTGAGAAAGATGATAAAACGATGAAGCGTTTTGAAGAGAAAATCAGGGCTGAATTCCAATTCCTTGATTATGCTCCAATCGTCTTCTTGTCAGCAAAAACGAAACGCCGGATTCATACGCTCTTACCGATGATTAATATGGCGAGTGAAAACCATGCTAGACGTGTGCCGACAAATGTATTGAATGATGTGATTATGGATGCCGTAGCGATGAACCCGACACCGACCCATAATGGCAAAAGGCTGAAGATTTTCTATGTGACTCAGGCTGCGGTCAAACCGCCAACCTTCATTGTATTCGTGAATGATCCTGAATTGATGCACTTCTCCTATGAGCGATTCTTGGAGAATAAAATCAGAGAAGCATTTGGATTTGAAGGTACACCTATAAAGATATTCTCTCGTTTGAGAAAATAA
- a CDS encoding demethylmenaquinone methyltransferase — protein sequence MKQQSKEERVHHVFEKISDQYDTMNSVISFQLHKKWRADTMKKMAVKQGDKALDVCCGTADWTIALAEAVGEEGKVCGLDFSKNMLKVGAEKVEKQGLTNVELIHGNAMELPYGDNSFDYVTIGFGLRNVPDYLTVLKEMNRVLKPGGMAVCLDTSQPTMPGYRQLYYFYFRRIMPLMGRVLAKSYEEYSWLQESASDFPGAPELKKLFEKAGFVKVKYKPYSGGAAASHFGYKKSQ from the coding sequence ATGAAACAACAATCGAAAGAAGAACGAGTTCATCATGTATTTGAGAAGATATCAGACCAATATGATACGATGAATTCTGTGATCAGTTTTCAGCTTCATAAGAAATGGCGAGCAGATACAATGAAAAAGATGGCTGTCAAACAAGGAGATAAAGCCCTGGATGTCTGCTGCGGAACAGCCGATTGGACAATCGCGCTTGCAGAGGCGGTTGGTGAGGAAGGGAAAGTATGCGGTCTTGACTTCAGTAAGAATATGCTGAAGGTCGGTGCAGAAAAGGTCGAAAAACAAGGCCTGACGAATGTTGAACTAATCCATGGAAATGCAATGGAGCTTCCTTATGGGGATAACAGCTTTGATTATGTCACGATTGGTTTCGGTCTGCGTAATGTGCCGGACTATTTAACGGTGCTGAAGGAAATGAACAGGGTGCTTAAGCCTGGAGGTATGGCGGTATGTCTTGATACGTCTCAGCCGACAATGCCAGGATACCGGCAGCTTTATTATTTTTATTTTAGGCGTATTATGCCGCTCATGGGAAGGGTGCTTGCCAAGAGCTATGAGGAGTACTCCTGGCTGCAGGAATCCGCATCAGATTTTCCAGGAGCGCCAGAGTTAAAGAAATTATTTGAGAAAGCCGGTTTCGTCAAGGTGAAATACAAGCCGTATTCAGGCGGTGCAGCTGCTTCTCATTTTGGTTATAAAAAATCTCAATGA
- the folE gene encoding GTP cyclohydrolase I FolE, which yields MHEVNKGKIEEAVTMILEALGEDPAREGIADTPKRVARMYEEVFAGLGQDPEEYFETVFGEDHEELVLVKDIPFYSMCEHHLVPFFGVAHVAYIPKGGRVTGLSKLARAVEAVSRRPQLQERITSTVADAIMNKLEPHGVMVVVEAEHMCMTMRGVKKPGSKTVTSAVRGTLATDARTRQEVLSFINK from the coding sequence ATGCATGAAGTTAATAAAGGGAAAATAGAGGAAGCCGTAACAATGATTCTGGAAGCATTAGGAGAAGATCCTGCACGCGAGGGGATAGCAGACACGCCAAAACGTGTAGCTAGAATGTATGAAGAGGTATTTGCAGGTCTTGGTCAAGATCCGGAAGAATATTTTGAAACGGTATTTGGGGAAGATCATGAAGAATTAGTGCTTGTGAAGGATATTCCGTTTTATTCTATGTGTGAGCATCATCTTGTACCGTTCTTTGGTGTTGCTCATGTTGCCTACATACCAAAAGGCGGTCGTGTAACCGGCTTAAGTAAACTAGCCAGAGCGGTAGAAGCCGTTTCAAGACGTCCGCAATTGCAGGAAAGAATTACATCCACGGTCGCTGATGCCATCATGAATAAGCTTGAGCCGCATGGTGTTATGGTTGTCGTCGAGGCTGAGCATATGTGCATGACTATGAGAGGCGTGAAGAAGCCTGGCTCCAAAACCGTTACTTCTGCAGTACGAGGCACACTCGCTACAGATGCTCGCACGCGCCAGGAAGTATTAAGCTTTATCAACAAATGA